The Blautia pseudococcoides genome segment ACGTTGATATACAGCGTTTCTCTTTTTTGTTCAAAAACGATTTAAAAAATTCTTCTTATTGACGTTTCACAGATAGTGAAGCGTGGTTGCTGTCTCCCTATATACGGATAAACAAGCCCTGTTAGGAACCATCGCTCTGGGCACCTGCGGGGACATTAGATTTGAAAAAGTACGAACAAAAGGAATATGGGCAGCAAGTGCATGGAAGATAGCAGAGCGTAATTGTTAATGAAGTCTCATATGCCTTTCTTTACTTGTGTATTTTATAAATTACTGTTTGTAGTGGCAGTTAAGCAAATTGGAATTTGAGGTACTAAGATGAAGAAATCAAGACAAAATTATTATGGATGCTTATGTGCAGAAATGTATGAGATTTTACATGAGAAAGCACCGCAAGATGAATTAGATTTTTATCTTTCTTATGCAAAAAAAGAGGAAAAGATTTTGGAAGCCTTGTGTGCAAAGCCTTTAAATCAAGGCTTTTTTCCTGTCTAACTGTCCACAGCAGACCTCCTTTTCCGTTCACTTTCTGTTTTCTGCCGCCTGTGAACTTTGGCGGCGCAGTCGGGGCAGTATTTCCCCGGTTGGATTTTGGACGAACACACCGCCGCAGACCGCACAGCGTTTCAAGTCCCTGCCCCGGTAAATCTCCGCTTCCAGCGTCCCGGCGTGCGGCAAGACCGCCCACCGAAACCATTTACAGCAGACCGAGCATCTGCGGACAGGTGCAGGTATCCCCATCATCAAGGACAATGCAGTTACCATCCTCATAGTTACAGCACTCCCGCCGTATTAAGGCGTTGGCCTGTTTCCTCTGCGCTGGTGTCATGCGGTAGGGCGTTCCGTCCGGCCTGCGCTCCAGTGGCGGCAGGCGTTTATATGAATGGCTTCCCGCCCATTTCAATTTCGAGAAAAGAAACGCCCCAAAATCAGAAAAAGAGCGGCCAAGCACTTTAAGGGATTGGCCGCCTTGTCCACCCATTCAGCGGAAGGGCGGGCATTACGGAGCAGCTTAAAGCTACCGACCAACTGAAATGGGTTGGACTTATGAATATGGTCAAGGCACAGGTGGAGGATATCTTCTTTAATGAACTGATATATTGTGATTAGAGTAATGCAAGAACCAATCATATCAAAGGGGTACAGCAATTTTTGAATTTGCTGTACCCCTTTGGATTTCACTATTTCTTTTAATAAACAATTGATATAAAAATTTTATTATAATAGACTTTACAAAAGAGGACAAGAAAAGCGAGGAATATAAATATTTATTCATATAAGATGTGTATGAGGAGGAAAGAGCATGGAATGGTTGACAAATTTGAGCAATGCCATAGAGTATATTGAAAATAATTTGGATAAAGAAATCTCTTATGACGAAGCCGCCCGAATTGAGTGCTGCTCGACCTATTATTTTCAACGTATGTTTACCTATGTTGCAGGAATTACATTAGCTGATTATATACGCCGCCGCAGAATGTCGCAGGCTGCTTTTGAGTTGCAGCGTACAGAGAAAAAAGTGGTGGATGTTGCATTTGAATATGGGTACTCGTCCCCAACATCTTTTAACAGAGCATTTCAAAGTGTTCATGGCATTACCCCTGCTGCTGCAAAAAGCAGAGGAAGTCTATTAAATGCGTACCCACCAATCAAGTTTTCGGTTGAAGTCACAGGAGGAAGTGCTATGTCTTATCACATTGAGGACAAAGAAGAAATGCGAATTGTCGGTATCCGTACTCCATTGGTAGAGGATATGGAGGAAAACCACAGGAACGTTCCCGAATTTTGGAATAACACACTTAAAGGAGCAGGGTTTTCACAAATATGCGGTCTTTCCACAGAAGAACCAAAGGGAATTTTGGGTATTACTGTCTACGAAAATCCTCAAAACTTTTTTTACTATATTGCAGCCGCTACCGATGCCCCTGTTCCTGTGGGTATGTACGAATATAAAATCCCTGCGGCAACATGGGTGGTTTTTGAAAATGACGGACGATACAAAGAAAGCGTTCAAAGTGTTTTTAAACGTTTTTATAAAGAATGGTTATTGTTTTCCGGCTATGAATATGCAGGACTACCCGATATTGAGGTATACCCTATTTCAGACGGAAAGGCCATAAACGGTTACTCCCAAGTTTGGATTGCCGTAAAAAAAGAAAAGGAGAATTGAAATATGAATTATCGAGTTGAAATCAAAGATATTGAGCCTATTCGTGTGGCTTATATGAAGTATGTAGGAGTTGCTACCGAAGCAAACAAAGTGTTCCCTAATGTATTCAAGTCTATCATGGGCAAGGCAAATGGAGCACCCTTGTTTAGCTATTTATCCATGAACCAAGAAACAAAGGTCGCTGAAATGGAACTTTGTGTGCCGACAGAAATGATGCCAAACGGAAACGGTGTGGAAGTAAAAGAGCTGCCACGGATAAAGGCGGTTTGCCTTACTCATGTTGGCTCTTATGAAACGCTTTTTCATGCGTATGCTGCCATTGACGAATATGCAAAGGAAAACAAGTTGATATTAGCACCTCCTTTTCGTGAAGTTTTCATTAAAGGTCCGGGAATGCTTATAAAAGGAAATCTCGGCAAGTATATTACAGAGGTGCAGTTTCCCATTATGGAGGAATAATGATGTATGCGATTGAAGCTCAAAATGTAGTAAAACAGTATAAAAACGGCGTACAGGCGTTAAACGGTTTGAATATTTCTGTTAAGACGGGCGAAATTTTTTCTTTGTTAGGTCAGAACGGTGCAGGAAAATCCACTTTAATCAAGATATTAACCACCTACTTAAAGCCTACTTCGGGCAATCTTATCATGCTCGGAAAAGATATTGCAGGACAGGCAGACAAGGTACGCTCTGAAATTGCCTGTGTCGCACAGCAAACCTCCATTGACATGCATTTATCCTTAGAGGAAAATATGATGTTTCAAAGCCGACTTTATAAAATCCCCAAAGCAGAAGCAAAAAAGAAAATGGAAACCTTGATTGCGGATTTTGGATTGGAACAATATAGAAAATATCCCGTATCCTCTTATTCCGGCGGTGTAAAAAGGCGGCTTGATATTGCACTAAACATGATGACAAATCCTAAAATTCTATTTTTGGATGAGCCTACCGTTGGGATGGATATTCAATCCCGTATGAGTATGTGGGAAATGATGAGGAAAATCCGTGATGATTTCGGAACAACCGTTTTCCTGACAACTCACTATTTGGAAGAAGCAGATAATCTAAGTGATACCGTCTGCATTATGAAAGACGGAAAAGATGTGATACAAGGTACACCTTTGGAATTACGCTCCTTTATTAGACAGGACAGTTTACAAATTCAGTTTGCCACTAAGTCGGAGGCACAGAAGTATTTATTGCCACTAAAAGAATGTTTTTCTGACAAGTTTGTATTTGAGAGAAATACTGAAATCATCATCAACACGAAGGACAGCCATACTGACATGGAAAAGGGAATCCGCTTTTTGTTAGAGCAGCACATCCCTTGTAATGGTGTTCAAATCGCACAGCCGACTTTAGAAGATGTTTTCTTACGCTTAACTGCTAAAAATGAACAGGAGGAATGTGCATGAGTGTCTTAACTATTTTGCATAGAAATATTAAGTGGCGGTTTCACAATGCCTTTACCATAGTAATCACCATTTTGCAGCCGATGCTTTGGCTTGTTCTTTATAGTGCCATAGCCGGGCAAACCATGCAAAACACAGGAATTGAAAACTATACCGCTTTTATTTTGCCGGGTCTAATGGTATTGGTTAGCTTTGGCACTTGCAGCAGCGGTGGAATTATGAATTATCTGATGAAAGCAGATGGCAGCTTTTACCGTGTACTTATCGCCCCAATCCGTCGCAGCTCTATTGTATTAGGGCAACTTTTAGAAGCGGTGTTATGTTCGTTTCTTGAAGTGGCAATTATGGTAATTGTAAGCCTGTTCTTTTTTGTGAAAATTCCTATCAGCATCCCAGTGGTTTTTTATACGGTAGTTTTAGTCTTTCTATCATCGTTTTTTATGGCAGGACTATGTTACGGCATTAGCCTTATACTTCCAAATGAAGTAATGTATGAAACAGTGATGAATGCCATTGTACTGCCCATTTTCTTCCTAAGCACGGCATTGTTTCCGGCAAACAGTATTACAGGGGCTTTAGGGGTTGCAATCAACCTAAATCCATTTACCCATACAATGAACGCATTACGCTCTCTCATTTTATATGGAGAAATTGACATAAAACAAATAATTCTTGTGATGGCTCGGTTTGTTGTATTAGGTTGTATCAGCTTTGGATGGGCACACTCCAGATTAAAAAAAGAAACGAACTTATAAATCAAACACCGCCCAACGGTAATAAAAAAACCGTTGTTGTGGCGGCAGGATAGCCATGCCCATAATATAAAACATAGCTACACGGCGGTAATAAGGAGGTATCGCCGTGTTTACGCTGCATAGTTTTAACTTACTAAAAAAAGTCACTCCCCACCATTGGGGTGCTGTGTCTATATAGCTGAACACCCATTTCACCCAACAGGAAATAGGTATCTCCATGCCCGATTGAGATTTTATGAATTTCAGTCGGGCATTTTTGCGTTCGGATAAGAAGCAGGCGCGATAGCGCCGGGGTAGAGTAGGCGAGTGATATTTTCACTCGCCCCTCATCAAACCGTGCATGAGGTTCTCCCTCACACGGCTTTCCGACATTCTTCTTTCTACAGCATTACGTCATGCGCTAGCCATTTTCTTTAGTCCTTTTTCGCAAATACTTTTTCTAACAAAGCCTACCTTAGACATATGATTTCGTCTTTGGTGTTTCTTGTTATACCATCTTGTAAAGGTGCAGATAATATACCAATCCAGTGCCAGCATCCATTTTTCGTTAGTTTTGGTTGAATAATAATTCTTCCATCCTGTGATTTTCGGATTTAGATTTTTAATTAAATCTTCTTCCTTTGCAACCAGCATGCATCGGTTATTAACATTCCTTTTGATTTCTGCTTTCATCTTCTTCATGGCTTTTTTGCTTGGGTACTGGTATGTTTCTTTATACAGTTGCCCTTTGCTTGTTTCCGTTGTCATTCTTCTGTGGTGCATACCAAGAAAATCAAATCCTTCTTTACCATCCCACATACTGACAATTTTTGTTTTCACTGGATGTATCTTTAAATCCAGTTTTCCCATGATGTATTGAAGCAGATTCAGTGCATGATTTGCACTTTTCTTGTTCTTACAGATAACCACTGTGTCATCTGCGTACCTTACAAGAATTCCATGAGTAAGTCCATACTTTTCCCATAGTCTGTCTAGTGTATTTAGGTAGATATTTGCCAGTAACGGAGATATCACCGAACCTTGGGCTGTTCCTAATTCAGAGACTGTTAGGATATTTCCATACAGTATCCCTGACTTAAGCCACTGTCTTATCAGTTTCAGAATTCTTCTGTCCGATATGCGTTGTTCCACAAGCAACATCAGTTTATCTTGGTTTACGTTATCAAAGAACTTTTCGATATCTGCATCTACTACATAATAGCCTTTGTTGTTACATGCTTTTCTTACCACCTCTAGTGCTTGTTTTGCACTTCTTTTTGGTCTGAATCCATAGGAACAATCTCTAAAGTCAGCTTCGAATACTGGCTCTATCGCTATCTTTGTAGCCATCTGCACAATTCTGTCCTTAACCGTTGGTATTCCAAGTGGTCTTTCACTTCCGTCTGGTTTTGGTATCATGACACGTTTTACTGGGAATGGTTTGTATTTTCCATCCATCAGTTCCGATTTGATTTCTGTTAGGTATTTCTCAATCCCCATCGTCTCAATATTTTCGATACTGATACCATCTACACCACTAGAACCTTTGTTAGCTTTTACTCGTTTCCATGCTTCGAAAAGCACATCATCCCGATATACTTTATCGTATAGTGCATGGAATCTTCGGCTATCACATTTCTTGGCTGTCAGATATAGTTTGTTTTGAAGTTGTCGAACTTTTTCTTTGGAGTTGTTAGTATTCATTACATTCTCTCACTCTTACCCTCTCTACAAACATGAATGAAGCAGGGAACCTTTCCATAGACTGCGTTTTCTTGCACAGTCATTATCGGTACTATGTTCCCCTCCGACTCCCTCCCATCAGAAATACGACTTCGCCAAGCTTATACGCTTTCTCTTTACCTTTCGGTGATGGGTAGGGTCTCTCCAGTTCCGAACCACACTTTTCATACATACCGCTTCCTCTATACCGAGGGATTCCTCCGTGTTGCTTTCCAGTATCTTCACACGTTCCATGGTTTTCGCCCATATACCCAAGGCTCAACTTCCCTTTGTTCTCTTTCGAGACCTTTTTTTAACGATACGGCAGAATTCACTTTATGTTACGGTCTGCATGATTGCTCGCTCCCTTATCGGGTTACTTTATCCACTCGCTTAGCACCCTGTATTACTACAACGCACCGAGTTTAGCTACACGGCTCACTGGCGATTACCGTGACCGGACTTACACCGGCAAGTGTGGTACAGCTTCGCTGGACACACGACGCAAAAATAGCAAGCGTTATACGCTTTCCCTGCTTGCCAGAACATGCGTAACCCATTTAGTAAAGATAATCATTAAGGCTTGATTTTTATATATAATCATGTTAATCTGGGTTTAGTAACTAAATTGATTTACCTGCTAAATTGTATCGAGGTGTAATTATGAGCGATGAAACCATCAATTTCTTTGAAATGATATATAAAATAATCAACAAATTTAATAGTAAAACAAATAAGCCGAGACACTACGGAACTGAACATCTATTGTATAGCTCAGAAGTACATATGATTGAGATAATCGGCCAATATAGCTCATTGACCGCCACACAGATTGCTAATGTTCTAGGTATTACGAAAGGAGCTGTATCTCAAACAACAGGTAAACTTCTCAAAAAAGGTCTTATCTGCAAAGCATTGTCTCCTAATGGTAACAATGAAGTGCTAATCAGTTTAACGCCAGATGGTGAAAAAATTTTTCAAAATCATTTGACTTATCATA includes the following:
- a CDS encoding ABC transporter permease, with protein sequence MSVLTILHRNIKWRFHNAFTIVITILQPMLWLVLYSAIAGQTMQNTGIENYTAFILPGLMVLVSFGTCSSGGIMNYLMKADGSFYRVLIAPIRRSSIVLGQLLEAVLCSFLEVAIMVIVSLFFFVKIPISIPVVFYTVVLVFLSSFFMAGLCYGISLILPNEVMYETVMNAIVLPIFFLSTALFPANSITGALGVAINLNPFTHTMNALRSLILYGEIDIKQIILVMARFVVLGCISFGWAHSRLKKETNL
- a CDS encoding GyrI-like domain-containing protein, which encodes MNYRVEIKDIEPIRVAYMKYVGVATEANKVFPNVFKSIMGKANGAPLFSYLSMNQETKVAEMELCVPTEMMPNGNGVEVKELPRIKAVCLTHVGSYETLFHAYAAIDEYAKENKLILAPPFREVFIKGPGMLIKGNLGKYITEVQFPIMEE
- the ltrA gene encoding group II intron reverse transcriptase/maturase, whose amino-acid sequence is MNTNNSKEKVRQLQNKLYLTAKKCDSRRFHALYDKVYRDDVLFEAWKRVKANKGSSGVDGISIENIETMGIEKYLTEIKSELMDGKYKPFPVKRVMIPKPDGSERPLGIPTVKDRIVQMATKIAIEPVFEADFRDCSYGFRPKRSAKQALEVVRKACNNKGYYVVDADIEKFFDNVNQDKLMLLVEQRISDRRILKLIRQWLKSGILYGNILTVSELGTAQGSVISPLLANIYLNTLDRLWEKYGLTHGILVRYADDTVVICKNKKSANHALNLLQYIMGKLDLKIHPVKTKIVSMWDGKEGFDFLGMHHRRMTTETSKGQLYKETYQYPSKKAMKKMKAEIKRNVNNRCMLVAKEEDLIKNLNPKITGWKNYYSTKTNEKWMLALDWYIICTFTRWYNKKHQRRNHMSKVGFVRKSICEKGLKKMASA
- a CDS encoding ABC transporter ATP-binding protein; amino-acid sequence: MMYAIEAQNVVKQYKNGVQALNGLNISVKTGEIFSLLGQNGAGKSTLIKILTTYLKPTSGNLIMLGKDIAGQADKVRSEIACVAQQTSIDMHLSLEENMMFQSRLYKIPKAEAKKKMETLIADFGLEQYRKYPVSSYSGGVKRRLDIALNMMTNPKILFLDEPTVGMDIQSRMSMWEMMRKIRDDFGTTVFLTTHYLEEADNLSDTVCIMKDGKDVIQGTPLELRSFIRQDSLQIQFATKSEAQKYLLPLKECFSDKFVFERNTEIIINTKDSHTDMEKGIRFLLEQHIPCNGVQIAQPTLEDVFLRLTAKNEQEECA
- a CDS encoding AraC family transcriptional regulator — translated: MEWLTNLSNAIEYIENNLDKEISYDEAARIECCSTYYFQRMFTYVAGITLADYIRRRRMSQAAFELQRTEKKVVDVAFEYGYSSPTSFNRAFQSVHGITPAAAKSRGSLLNAYPPIKFSVEVTGGSAMSYHIEDKEEMRIVGIRTPLVEDMEENHRNVPEFWNNTLKGAGFSQICGLSTEEPKGILGITVYENPQNFFYYIAAATDAPVPVGMYEYKIPAATWVVFENDGRYKESVQSVFKRFYKEWLLFSGYEYAGLPDIEVYPISDGKAINGYSQVWIAVKKEKEN
- a CDS encoding TnpV protein; translated protein: MTEQLKATDQLKWVGLMNMVKAQVEDIFFNELIYCD
- a CDS encoding MarR family winged helix-turn-helix transcriptional regulator, with the protein product MSDETINFFEMIYKIINKFNSKTNKPRHYGTEHLLYSSEVHMIEIIGQYSSLTATQIANVLGITKGAVSQTTGKLLKKGLICKALSPNGNNEVLISLTPDGEKIFQNHLTYHKELTEKLSTLSARLPDSSLEIVQEMLKTIDNALDDY